In a single window of the Mustela nigripes isolate SB6536 chromosome 17, MUSNIG.SB6536, whole genome shotgun sequence genome:
- the FUT1 gene encoding galactoside alpha-(1,2)-fucosyltransferase 1 isoform X2: MEGRAAEPWDLEFGIPGAAGCGLHLRTARCSLAKLTADLPSARSSAVFFLHIHQDLFHSGLDLTALCPARRLLTPPVAVFCLSGTPMEPNASFPCLKPPASLSGIWTIYPDGRFGNQMGQYATLLALAQLNGRQAFILPAMHAALAPVFRISLPVLAAEVDGRMPWRELQLHDWMSEDYAHLEDAFLKLTGFPCSWTFFHHLRAQIRREFTLHDHLRQEAQGLLSQLRLGRAGDRPRTFVGVHVRRGDYLQVMPQRWKGVVGDRAYLQQAMDWFRARHEAPVFVVVSNGMAWCRENIDASHGDVIFAGDGQEGSPGKDFALLMQCNHTIMTIGTFGFWAAYLAGGDTVYLANFTLPDSNFLKIFKPEAAFLPEWVGINADLSALQSLAGL; this comes from the exons ATGGAGGGGAGGGCTGCCGAGCCTTGGGATCTGGAGTTCGGGATTCCGGGGGCGGCCGGATGTGGACTGCACTTGCGGACGGCTCGCTGCAGTCTCGCCAAGCTGACTGCGGATCTGCCATCCGCCAGAAGCTCAG CCGTCTTCTTCCTCCACATCCACCAAGACCTCTTTCACAGTGGCCTGGACCTGACTGCCCTGTGTCCGGCGCGCCGCCTGCTGACACCCCCTGTGGCCGTCTTCTGCCTGTCAGGCACGCCGATGGAGCCCAATGCCTCCTTTCCCTGTCTCAAGCCCCCTGCCTCGCTCTCAGGAATCTGGACCATCTACCCAGATGGCCGCTTTGGTAACCAGATGGGGCAGTACGCCACGCTGCTGGCCCTGGCCCAGCTCAACGGTCGCCAGGCGTTCATCCTGCCCGCCATGCACGCCGCGCTCGCCCCCGTGTTCCGCATCAGCCTGCCCGTGCTCGCCGCTGAGGTGGATGGCCGCATGCCGTGGCGGGAGCTACAGCTGCACGACTGGATGTCGGAGGACTACGCACACTTGGAGGACGCCTTCCTGAAGCTTACGGGCTTCCCCTGCTCCTGGACCTTCTTCCACCATCTCCGCGCCCAGATCCGCAGGGAGTTCACCTTGCACGACCACCTACGGCAGGAGGCCCAGGGTCTCCTGAGCCAGCTCCGCTTGGGCCGTGCGGGGGACCGCCCTCGCACCTTCGTGGGGGTCCACGTGCGTCGTGGGGACTACCTGCAAGTCATGCCCCAGCGCTGGAAGGGGGTGGTGGGCGATCGCGCCTACCTCCAGCAGGCTATGGACTGGTTCCGGGCCCGGCACGAAGCCCCTGTCTTTGTGGTTGTCAGCAATGGCATGGCCTGGTGTCGGGAGAACATCGACGCCTCCCATGGGGACGTGATCTTTGCTGGCGATGGGCAGGAGGGCTCTCCGGGGAAGGACTTTGCGCTGCTCATGCAGTGTAACCACACCATCATGACCATAGGGACCTTCGGTTTCTGGGCCGCCTACCTGGCTGGTGGAGACACGGTCTACCTGGCCAACTTCACCCTGCCTGACTCCAACTTCCTGAAGATCTTTAAGCCAGAGGCTGCCTTCCTGCCCGAGTGGGTGGGCATTAATGCCGACTTGTCTGCACTCCAGTCGCTGGCGGGGCTGTGA
- the FUT1 gene encoding galactoside alpha-(1,2)-fucosyltransferase 1 isoform X1 has translation MEGRAAEPWDLEFGIPGAAGCGLHLRTARCSLAKLTADLPSARSSAMWAPSRRQLCLTFLLVCVLSAVFFLHIHQDLFHSGLDLTALCPARRLLTPPVAVFCLSGTPMEPNASFPCLKPPASLSGIWTIYPDGRFGNQMGQYATLLALAQLNGRQAFILPAMHAALAPVFRISLPVLAAEVDGRMPWRELQLHDWMSEDYAHLEDAFLKLTGFPCSWTFFHHLRAQIRREFTLHDHLRQEAQGLLSQLRLGRAGDRPRTFVGVHVRRGDYLQVMPQRWKGVVGDRAYLQQAMDWFRARHEAPVFVVVSNGMAWCRENIDASHGDVIFAGDGQEGSPGKDFALLMQCNHTIMTIGTFGFWAAYLAGGDTVYLANFTLPDSNFLKIFKPEAAFLPEWVGINADLSALQSLAGL, from the exons ATGGAGGGGAGGGCTGCCGAGCCTTGGGATCTGGAGTTCGGGATTCCGGGGGCGGCCGGATGTGGACTGCACTTGCGGACGGCTCGCTGCAGTCTCGCCAAGCTGACTGCGGATCTGCCATCCGCCAGAAGCTCAG CCATGTGGGCCCCCAGCCGGCGGCAGCTCTGTCTGACCTTCCTGCTAGTCTGTGTTCTTTCAGCCGTCTTCTTCCTCCACATCCACCAAGACCTCTTTCACAGTGGCCTGGACCTGACTGCCCTGTGTCCGGCGCGCCGCCTGCTGACACCCCCTGTGGCCGTCTTCTGCCTGTCAGGCACGCCGATGGAGCCCAATGCCTCCTTTCCCTGTCTCAAGCCCCCTGCCTCGCTCTCAGGAATCTGGACCATCTACCCAGATGGCCGCTTTGGTAACCAGATGGGGCAGTACGCCACGCTGCTGGCCCTGGCCCAGCTCAACGGTCGCCAGGCGTTCATCCTGCCCGCCATGCACGCCGCGCTCGCCCCCGTGTTCCGCATCAGCCTGCCCGTGCTCGCCGCTGAGGTGGATGGCCGCATGCCGTGGCGGGAGCTACAGCTGCACGACTGGATGTCGGAGGACTACGCACACTTGGAGGACGCCTTCCTGAAGCTTACGGGCTTCCCCTGCTCCTGGACCTTCTTCCACCATCTCCGCGCCCAGATCCGCAGGGAGTTCACCTTGCACGACCACCTACGGCAGGAGGCCCAGGGTCTCCTGAGCCAGCTCCGCTTGGGCCGTGCGGGGGACCGCCCTCGCACCTTCGTGGGGGTCCACGTGCGTCGTGGGGACTACCTGCAAGTCATGCCCCAGCGCTGGAAGGGGGTGGTGGGCGATCGCGCCTACCTCCAGCAGGCTATGGACTGGTTCCGGGCCCGGCACGAAGCCCCTGTCTTTGTGGTTGTCAGCAATGGCATGGCCTGGTGTCGGGAGAACATCGACGCCTCCCATGGGGACGTGATCTTTGCTGGCGATGGGCAGGAGGGCTCTCCGGGGAAGGACTTTGCGCTGCTCATGCAGTGTAACCACACCATCATGACCATAGGGACCTTCGGTTTCTGGGCCGCCTACCTGGCTGGTGGAGACACGGTCTACCTGGCCAACTTCACCCTGCCTGACTCCAACTTCCTGAAGATCTTTAAGCCAGAGGCTGCCTTCCTGCCCGAGTGGGTGGGCATTAATGCCGACTTGTCTGCACTCCAGTCGCTGGCGGGGCTGTGA
- the FUT1 gene encoding galactoside alpha-(1,2)-fucosyltransferase 1 isoform X3 has product MWTALADGSLQSRQADCGSAIRQKLSGLDLTALCPARRLLTPPVAVFCLSGTPMEPNASFPCLKPPASLSGIWTIYPDGRFGNQMGQYATLLALAQLNGRQAFILPAMHAALAPVFRISLPVLAAEVDGRMPWRELQLHDWMSEDYAHLEDAFLKLTGFPCSWTFFHHLRAQIRREFTLHDHLRQEAQGLLSQLRLGRAGDRPRTFVGVHVRRGDYLQVMPQRWKGVVGDRAYLQQAMDWFRARHEAPVFVVVSNGMAWCRENIDASHGDVIFAGDGQEGSPGKDFALLMQCNHTIMTIGTFGFWAAYLAGGDTVYLANFTLPDSNFLKIFKPEAAFLPEWVGINADLSALQSLAGL; this is encoded by the exons ATGTGGACTGCACTTGCGGACGGCTCGCTGCAGTCTCGCCAAGCTGACTGCGGATCTGCCATCCGCCAGAAGCTCAG TGGCCTGGACCTGACTGCCCTGTGTCCGGCGCGCCGCCTGCTGACACCCCCTGTGGCCGTCTTCTGCCTGTCAGGCACGCCGATGGAGCCCAATGCCTCCTTTCCCTGTCTCAAGCCCCCTGCCTCGCTCTCAGGAATCTGGACCATCTACCCAGATGGCCGCTTTGGTAACCAGATGGGGCAGTACGCCACGCTGCTGGCCCTGGCCCAGCTCAACGGTCGCCAGGCGTTCATCCTGCCCGCCATGCACGCCGCGCTCGCCCCCGTGTTCCGCATCAGCCTGCCCGTGCTCGCCGCTGAGGTGGATGGCCGCATGCCGTGGCGGGAGCTACAGCTGCACGACTGGATGTCGGAGGACTACGCACACTTGGAGGACGCCTTCCTGAAGCTTACGGGCTTCCCCTGCTCCTGGACCTTCTTCCACCATCTCCGCGCCCAGATCCGCAGGGAGTTCACCTTGCACGACCACCTACGGCAGGAGGCCCAGGGTCTCCTGAGCCAGCTCCGCTTGGGCCGTGCGGGGGACCGCCCTCGCACCTTCGTGGGGGTCCACGTGCGTCGTGGGGACTACCTGCAAGTCATGCCCCAGCGCTGGAAGGGGGTGGTGGGCGATCGCGCCTACCTCCAGCAGGCTATGGACTGGTTCCGGGCCCGGCACGAAGCCCCTGTCTTTGTGGTTGTCAGCAATGGCATGGCCTGGTGTCGGGAGAACATCGACGCCTCCCATGGGGACGTGATCTTTGCTGGCGATGGGCAGGAGGGCTCTCCGGGGAAGGACTTTGCGCTGCTCATGCAGTGTAACCACACCATCATGACCATAGGGACCTTCGGTTTCTGGGCCGCCTACCTGGCTGGTGGAGACACGGTCTACCTGGCCAACTTCACCCTGCCTGACTCCAACTTCCTGAAGATCTTTAAGCCAGAGGCTGCCTTCCTGCCCGAGTGGGTGGGCATTAATGCCGACTTGTCTGCACTCCAGTCGCTGGCGGGGCTGTGA
- the IZUMO1 gene encoding izumo sperm-egg fusion protein 1 isoform X1, with translation MGPQLPFLVAALASCLLPARACLMCSTKVVEALDSLEKDYLPDHLPAKSHGSFMKRVKDAVLDFKNLPIHEDSYMGVLDEPTLENASWSFLKDLKRITDSNVEGELFVKEMFWMLSLQKDTFARFAAQFQKEVFCPNQCGVMLQSLVWCNSCQRRVHACRKHPNCGERLVLVHEKEDMILNCELSWHRLSQGLTDYSFYRVWGQNSETLLSEGKDPILTKTAVTADDAGVYRCSLGTVQSIPATVLRFRVTVLPERIREELPSGQAGEAAGPGDSISLQRPPAGQPTSTQCPKSENMLRGRLIGLLIWGFVVLIIGFATAILCFRPERVISCIKDCLGTMKESATPPQVSKEKVTSSRHK, from the exons ATGGGTCCGCAACTTCCCTTCCTGGTGGCGGCGCTGGCCAGCTGCCTGCTTCCTGCCCGGGCCTGTCTCATGTGTTCCACAAAGGTCGTGGAGGCGCTAGACTCCTTGGAGAAGGACTACCTGCCTGACCACTTGCCGGCCAAGAGCCACGGAAGCTTTATGAAAAGGGTGAAAGACGCCGTGCTGGATTTCAAGAACCTGCCAATTCACGAGGATTCCTATATGGGGGTTCTTG ATGAGCCCACACTGGAAAACGCATCCTGGAGTTTTCTGAAGGATTTGAAACGTATCACAGACAGTAATGTAGAAG GTGAGCTTTTCGTGAAGGAGATGTTTTGGATGTTGAGCCTGCAGAAGGATACCTTTGCCCGCTTTGCAGCTCAGTTCCAAAAAGAGG TTTTTTGTCCCAACCAATGTG GTGTGATGTTGCAGAGTCTGGTCTGGTGCAATTCCTGCCAGAGGCGGGTTCACGCCTGTCGAAAGCACCCTAATTGCGGGG AGCGCCTAGTACTCGTCCACGAGAAGGAAGATATGATCCTGAACTGTGAGCTCAGCTGGCATCGACTCTCTCAAGGCCTGACCGATTACAGCTTTTACAGG GTTTGGGGGCAAAATTCTGAGACCTTGCTGTCCGAGGGGAAAGATCCCATCCTGACCAAGACCGCGGTGACCGCGGATGACGCAGGCGTCTACCGCTGCAGTTTGGGCACTGTCCAGTCCATCCCAGCCACGGTCCTCCGCTTTCGAGTCACAG TGTTGCCCGAAAGGATCCGTGAAGAGCTACCGtcaggccaggctggggaggcCGCAGGTCCGGGGGATTCGATTAGCCTCCAGAGGCCCCCAGCCGGCCAGCCTACATCGACACAGTGTCCGAAGTCCGAGAACATGCTGAGAGGCCGTCTGATCGGACTGCTGATCTGGGGCTTTGTGGTGCTGATAATCGGCTTTGCGACCGC gatacTTTGCTTTCGGCCTGAGAGGGTGATCAGTTGCATCAAGGACTGTTTGGGCACCATGAAGGAGTCTGCCACGCCACCACAGgtttcaaaggaaaaagtcaCATCATCAAGGCACAAATAA
- the IZUMO1 gene encoding izumo sperm-egg fusion protein 1 isoform X3: MGPQLPFLVAALASCLLPARACLMCSTKVVEALDSLEKDYLPDHLPAKSHGSFMKRVKDAVLDFKNLPIHEDSYMGVLDEPTLENASWSFLKDLKRITDSNVEGELFVKEMFWMLSLQKDTFARFAAQFQKEVFCPNQCGVMLQSLVWCNSCQRRVHACRKHPNCGERLVLVHEKEDMILNCELSWHRLSQGLTDYSFYRVWGQNSETLLSEGKDPILTKTAVTADDAGVYRCSLGTVQSIPATVLRFRVTVLPERIREELPSGQAGEAAGPGDSISLQRPPAGQPTSTQCPKSENMLRGRLIGLLIWGFVVLIIGFATA, from the exons ATGGGTCCGCAACTTCCCTTCCTGGTGGCGGCGCTGGCCAGCTGCCTGCTTCCTGCCCGGGCCTGTCTCATGTGTTCCACAAAGGTCGTGGAGGCGCTAGACTCCTTGGAGAAGGACTACCTGCCTGACCACTTGCCGGCCAAGAGCCACGGAAGCTTTATGAAAAGGGTGAAAGACGCCGTGCTGGATTTCAAGAACCTGCCAATTCACGAGGATTCCTATATGGGGGTTCTTG ATGAGCCCACACTGGAAAACGCATCCTGGAGTTTTCTGAAGGATTTGAAACGTATCACAGACAGTAATGTAGAAG GTGAGCTTTTCGTGAAGGAGATGTTTTGGATGTTGAGCCTGCAGAAGGATACCTTTGCCCGCTTTGCAGCTCAGTTCCAAAAAGAGG TTTTTTGTCCCAACCAATGTG GTGTGATGTTGCAGAGTCTGGTCTGGTGCAATTCCTGCCAGAGGCGGGTTCACGCCTGTCGAAAGCACCCTAATTGCGGGG AGCGCCTAGTACTCGTCCACGAGAAGGAAGATATGATCCTGAACTGTGAGCTCAGCTGGCATCGACTCTCTCAAGGCCTGACCGATTACAGCTTTTACAGG GTTTGGGGGCAAAATTCTGAGACCTTGCTGTCCGAGGGGAAAGATCCCATCCTGACCAAGACCGCGGTGACCGCGGATGACGCAGGCGTCTACCGCTGCAGTTTGGGCACTGTCCAGTCCATCCCAGCCACGGTCCTCCGCTTTCGAGTCACAG TGTTGCCCGAAAGGATCCGTGAAGAGCTACCGtcaggccaggctggggaggcCGCAGGTCCGGGGGATTCGATTAGCCTCCAGAGGCCCCCAGCCGGCCAGCCTACATCGACACAGTGTCCGAAGTCCGAGAACATGCTGAGAGGCCGTCTGATCGGACTGCTGATCTGGGGCTTTGTGGTGCTGATAATCGGCTTTGCGACCGCGTGA
- the IZUMO1 gene encoding izumo sperm-egg fusion protein 1 isoform X2, protein MGPQLPFLVAALASCLLPARACLMCSTKVVEALDSLEKDYLPDHLPAKSHGSFMKRVKDAVLDFKNLPIHEDSYMGVLDEPTLENASWSFLKDLKRITDSNVEGELFVKEMFWMLSLQKDTFARFAAQFQKEVFCPNQCERLVLVHEKEDMILNCELSWHRLSQGLTDYSFYRVWGQNSETLLSEGKDPILTKTAVTADDAGVYRCSLGTVQSIPATVLRFRVTVLPERIREELPSGQAGEAAGPGDSISLQRPPAGQPTSTQCPKSENMLRGRLIGLLIWGFVVLIIGFATAILCFRPERVISCIKDCLGTMKESATPPQVSKEKVTSSRHK, encoded by the exons ATGGGTCCGCAACTTCCCTTCCTGGTGGCGGCGCTGGCCAGCTGCCTGCTTCCTGCCCGGGCCTGTCTCATGTGTTCCACAAAGGTCGTGGAGGCGCTAGACTCCTTGGAGAAGGACTACCTGCCTGACCACTTGCCGGCCAAGAGCCACGGAAGCTTTATGAAAAGGGTGAAAGACGCCGTGCTGGATTTCAAGAACCTGCCAATTCACGAGGATTCCTATATGGGGGTTCTTG ATGAGCCCACACTGGAAAACGCATCCTGGAGTTTTCTGAAGGATTTGAAACGTATCACAGACAGTAATGTAGAAG GTGAGCTTTTCGTGAAGGAGATGTTTTGGATGTTGAGCCTGCAGAAGGATACCTTTGCCCGCTTTGCAGCTCAGTTCCAAAAAGAGG TTTTTTGTCCCAACCAATGTG AGCGCCTAGTACTCGTCCACGAGAAGGAAGATATGATCCTGAACTGTGAGCTCAGCTGGCATCGACTCTCTCAAGGCCTGACCGATTACAGCTTTTACAGG GTTTGGGGGCAAAATTCTGAGACCTTGCTGTCCGAGGGGAAAGATCCCATCCTGACCAAGACCGCGGTGACCGCGGATGACGCAGGCGTCTACCGCTGCAGTTTGGGCACTGTCCAGTCCATCCCAGCCACGGTCCTCCGCTTTCGAGTCACAG TGTTGCCCGAAAGGATCCGTGAAGAGCTACCGtcaggccaggctggggaggcCGCAGGTCCGGGGGATTCGATTAGCCTCCAGAGGCCCCCAGCCGGCCAGCCTACATCGACACAGTGTCCGAAGTCCGAGAACATGCTGAGAGGCCGTCTGATCGGACTGCTGATCTGGGGCTTTGTGGTGCTGATAATCGGCTTTGCGACCGC gatacTTTGCTTTCGGCCTGAGAGGGTGATCAGTTGCATCAAGGACTGTTTGGGCACCATGAAGGAGTCTGCCACGCCACCACAGgtttcaaaggaaaaagtcaCATCATCAAGGCACAAATAA
- the IZUMO1 gene encoding izumo sperm-egg fusion protein 1 isoform X4, with protein sequence MKRVKDAVLDFKNLPIHEDSYMGVLDEPTLENASWSFLKDLKRITDSNVEGELFVKEMFWMLSLQKDTFARFAAQFQKEVFCPNQCGVMLQSLVWCNSCQRRVHACRKHPNCGERLVLVHEKEDMILNCELSWHRLSQGLTDYSFYRVWGQNSETLLSEGKDPILTKTAVTADDAGVYRCSLGTVQSIPATVLRFRVTVLPERIREELPSGQAGEAAGPGDSISLQRPPAGQPTSTQCPKSENMLRGRLIGLLIWGFVVLIIGFATAILCFRPERVISCIKDCLGTMKESATPPQVSKEKVTSSRHK encoded by the exons ATGAAAAGGGTGAAAGACGCCGTGCTGGATTTCAAGAACCTGCCAATTCACGAGGATTCCTATATGGGGGTTCTTG ATGAGCCCACACTGGAAAACGCATCCTGGAGTTTTCTGAAGGATTTGAAACGTATCACAGACAGTAATGTAGAAG GTGAGCTTTTCGTGAAGGAGATGTTTTGGATGTTGAGCCTGCAGAAGGATACCTTTGCCCGCTTTGCAGCTCAGTTCCAAAAAGAGG TTTTTTGTCCCAACCAATGTG GTGTGATGTTGCAGAGTCTGGTCTGGTGCAATTCCTGCCAGAGGCGGGTTCACGCCTGTCGAAAGCACCCTAATTGCGGGG AGCGCCTAGTACTCGTCCACGAGAAGGAAGATATGATCCTGAACTGTGAGCTCAGCTGGCATCGACTCTCTCAAGGCCTGACCGATTACAGCTTTTACAGG GTTTGGGGGCAAAATTCTGAGACCTTGCTGTCCGAGGGGAAAGATCCCATCCTGACCAAGACCGCGGTGACCGCGGATGACGCAGGCGTCTACCGCTGCAGTTTGGGCACTGTCCAGTCCATCCCAGCCACGGTCCTCCGCTTTCGAGTCACAG TGTTGCCCGAAAGGATCCGTGAAGAGCTACCGtcaggccaggctggggaggcCGCAGGTCCGGGGGATTCGATTAGCCTCCAGAGGCCCCCAGCCGGCCAGCCTACATCGACACAGTGTCCGAAGTCCGAGAACATGCTGAGAGGCCGTCTGATCGGACTGCTGATCTGGGGCTTTGTGGTGCTGATAATCGGCTTTGCGACCGC gatacTTTGCTTTCGGCCTGAGAGGGTGATCAGTTGCATCAAGGACTGTTTGGGCACCATGAAGGAGTCTGCCACGCCACCACAGgtttcaaaggaaaaagtcaCATCATCAAGGCACAAATAA